AGCGTGGAAGTGATACCTTTTTCGCGACTAAAAGCTTAGGCAGTATCTATCGGATGTAGTAAAAAATGAAGATATATAGCCTGAAAATTTCTGACTGGCGGCTAACTTTATTTCCGCTAAATTAAACGGCATGAAAAATACTAGGAGAACCTTTACTTTAGGCTTTAAGATTCTGGCCGCTTCGATGAGCATCCACTGTGGAAGAGTCCGCGACGTGGCAAGAGAACTCAACATCAGTACAAGTACCCTTCTGCACTGGAAGAAGCTTTACCAAGAAGGCAGATTTACCATAAAGAAAACTTCAGCTGAAATATCCCATAAAAATGAGCTGCAGAAGCTTCGGAAGCAGATAAAAGAATTAGAAATTGAAAGGGACATCCTAAAAAAGGCTCAAAATATCTTCTCCAAGAGCGGCGGGTGAAATATGAATTTATTAGAGAAAATACTGAAGTATTTCCTGTCGAGAAGATGTGCCGGATTTTTCAGATTCACAAGAGCAGTTTCTTCCGATGGAGGAAAAGAACACCCACTGCAAAGTCAGTACGGAAAGCCTATATAATAAAAGAAATTATAAGAATTTACCACTGGAGCCAATGCCGATACGGAAGCCCTAGAATTGCTAAAGAATTAGATTCCATCGGGATAAAAGTTTCCAGAAAATTTGTCGGGCAGATTATGAAGGAAAACCATCTGAGAAGCATTGCCAAATATAAAAAAACTACAAGCCCACCCCGTAATAACAGATCAGCAGAAAACAGATTAGAACAGATTTTTAAGGCAGCCAGAAGAAACGAAATCTGGGTTTCTGATATAACCTACATCGAAACAGATGAAGGCTGGATCTATCTCACTGTGGTAATAGACCTTTTTGACCGTAAAGTGATCGGCTGGTCAATCAGCGAAACAATGAGAGCAAAAGATACCAGCATCACCTCTTTAACGAAAGCTCTTTTAAATCGTCCAATAGAGAACAATCAGGAACTACTCTTTCACTCAGACCAAGGAAAGCAATATGCCTGCCGTGAGTTTATTGCTTTATTAGCCACAAATAAAATAACCCAAAGTATGAGCCGAAAAGGAAACTGCTATGATAACGCAATAGCAGAAAGCTTCTTCAAGACATTGAAGGTAGAACTGGTATACCAAAATAAATATAAGACTAAAGAGAAAGCAGAAAAATCAATAACCGATTATATCGAGAACTTTTACAACACCTGCAGAAGACATTCTGCACTCGGAAACTTAACGATCGAAGAGTTTAAGAATCAGCAGGCAATTAAATAATAGCTTTTTTTATGGTGCTAGAGTTAAACTGGGTGCACAATAGATGCATTTAGATTTAACAAAAACTTATAATACTGTATTAAAAACAATTTGAAGGCTCAAGTTCGAAACATTACTAAACATCAAAAACTGTTATAACAATTAGCCATCAGAAATTTGCGGCAAAATCGTGGCACACGGTGTTTTTGAAAACTAGAAAGTCAACAAAATAAGGTACTGACGAGTTTAGGTTCGAATCGTTATGTAAACTTCACTAATTATCATTTTATTTAAGATACTGAATTTCTTTCCACATTTGAGTAACAGATTCATTAAAATCTCAATAACTTCTTTTTATTTCTCATTTAAATTGTTTTCGCAATATGCTTCCAATTCAGGTGACGCTAGAATTTGGTTTATTTCTGAGTTGATATATAAGAGGATTTAAAATAGCAAGTGTGTAAAAATGCCCCTTAACTATGTCTCCAATTTTCGTTAGCATATTCAAAACAATGAATAATAAACAAATTTAAGTAATATAACAGTATTAAAAATGATCCTGATCAATTTGAAAAGTGATAAAAAACATTTTTATATGCAGTGGAAATTCTTACTTTTAAACATAGTTAAAGAAACCCATTTAGGTATTAGCAAAACAAAAAACGCCAAGGTATCTTTCCGATTTTCAATCCATTAATTGGATAAACAAAGACATAATATCAAAATTTCCAGTTATAATTATTAAACATAACCCAATTTAGAAAGCACATGAAAAACTTGATTTTATTGCTTGCTTTTTCCATTTTTATGGTTTCTTGCAGAGAAGAAGTAAAAAAAACTGATAATACTGGCAAACCCTCATCTATCAGTACAGTATATTACAACGGAGATATTCTAACCATGGAAGGCGAAAACGCTACTTACATCGAAGCAGTAGTGGTAAAAGACGGAAAAATTACTTTCACAGGAAGTAAAGACGAGGCGATGAAACAAGCCGGCGAAGGCCATACCATGGTCGATTTAGAAGGGAAAACGATGATGCCGGGTCTGATAGACCCGCACTTGCATCCCAATCTTGGTGCTATGATTTTGAACACCAAATTTGCTGCACCTTTTGACTGGGTTTTTCCTTGGGGAAATGTAAAAGCCGTGAGAGGACATGAAGCATTCATAGCCAAAGTAAAAGAATATGAAGCTGAGTTAAAAGAGCCTAAAGAACCTCTTGTCGTTTGGGGTTTTATGGAGCCTTTTCACGGAGACATTTCACGTAAAGAATTGGATGGAATTTCTACAACACGACCGATTATGATTTGGCAATATTCTGCACATGTAATGTGGTTGAACACCGCAGGTTTGAAGTATTTGAATATTACCGAGAAAGATACCAAAGGAAACAACCAAATTGATTATGCTGCCGGAAAATTTGTAGAAGCTGGATTTTTCAATGTCGTTGTTCCTAAATGGGCACCGACCATTAGAAATGATGAAGTTATGAAGATCAATATGTTAAAACTTCGTGACCTTGTACATATGGGCGGACTAACTACCATTGGCGATATGGGTACAGGTTCATCGGGAGAACTTTG
The Flavobacterium humidisoli DNA segment above includes these coding regions:
- a CDS encoding transposase: MKNTRRTFTLGFKILAASMSIHCGRVRDVARELNISTSTLLHWKKLYQEGRFTIKKTSAEISHKNELQKLRKQIKELEIERDILKKAQNIFSKSGG
- a CDS encoding IS3 family transposase; its protein translation is MKYEFIRENTEVFPVEKMCRIFQIHKSSFFRWRKRTPTAKSVRKAYIIKEIIRIYHWSQCRYGSPRIAKELDSIGIKVSRKFVGQIMKENHLRSIAKYKKTTSPPRNNRSAENRLEQIFKAARRNEIWVSDITYIETDEGWIYLTVVIDLFDRKVIGWSISETMRAKDTSITSLTKALLNRPIENNQELLFHSDQGKQYACREFIALLATNKITQSMSRKGNCYDNAIAESFFKTLKVELVYQNKYKTKEKAEKSITDYIENFYNTCRRHSALGNLTIEEFKNQQAIK